The Ptiloglossa arizonensis isolate GNS036 chromosome 9, iyPtiAriz1_principal, whole genome shotgun sequence nucleotide sequence GTCGCCGATCTTCACCCAGCCCCAGCTGTCCTCCTCGTACGGGACGGCGCCTTTTACGACGAAGTTGGGGCGAAACTGTTCCGGAGCTACCGGCTCCTTCAATCGAGCGTTCAGATCCGTCACCGAGCTCTCGTTTATCAGGCAGTAGCTGGTCGAGTCAGGATAGGCTCCCTGTCCGGCACAAGCGTAggtatttcgttcgaagaacgaTCTAGCGTTTCGTTAACCGTGACCGAAACTTACGGTGTCGTCGGCGGTCAGCAGGAACCGTTTCTGCTTGTTCCTCACGCCGCGCATCGGATGCTGCAACGGATAGTAAACCAGCCGGTAGCCCACGTCCTcctgaagaaggaaacgggacAACCATCTCGCCGGTTCCTCGCCGCAATCGCAGGCCGCCACGGCCTGGCCCCAAACTCCTACGTAGAATCCCTTGCCCTTGATTCGCGACAAATCGATCGATACGGACATCATGCCCGGAGCGGAGAGCTTCAGGATCGATCCGGTCACGCTGGGAATCACCTGGAACCGAAACGTTACTTTATCCGAACTCGAtcgaactcgaaacgaaaaaactcCTCGCGGtgaccgatcgatcgttcgcgagagttCACGGCGATGAAACGATTCGTTGATCTCGATCGTAAAAGTCTCGCGAAGGAGAATCTTTCTCGAAACGAGGCCCCTAAGCGCGCAGGAGGTCACCACGATCCGCGAGGACGACCCGCGGAAGGAAAGAGAACGGAGACGCGATAGCCCGTCGATCCGTTTCCGATCCGCTCGTCGACTTTCACGAGGATTCCTTCTCGTTATTCCGTGCAACGGAACCCGCGTTTCGTTTCACCGCGGAAGATACGTCGATCGGGCCGGATAATTCGTCGGTTGCTCGATCGCGAATCGTAACGTCGTCGCGGCGTTGGCGTGCTGCACGATACGCGCGCAATTACTCTTTGCTATCGAGCCACCATCGCGTAAGGCGCGCTCGAAACCGTTCTCGGTGATTCTCCATGGAcggattaatttttcatttgcgCGATCATCGTGCAACAATGTCACCGATACTCGAGAATATAATCGAACGTAGTTTCGTAACGCGTAATCAGTTCGAGTCGAGATTCGACTCCATTTTGTCCGAGATACGGTCAATCCTTGCGATAAATGCGCGATGGCGAACGGAAACGATCGGTGGATAAAATGTTGGTTCGTCGAGCGTACCTGGACCATTTTTGGCACCTGCCTGGCGGTGACGAAGTGTCCGTTGAGGTCGATGACCAGCAGAGTCCGATCCCTCATCCAGCCGGACTTCAAGCCCAGCGTGGTGCACTCCATCGACGTCATTCGTACGGATCCGAGCGACTTGACCGGAAACGCGATCAGGTCGCTGAGCTCGCCGACCTTTCGCCATTGCGAGGGCGGCGCGTCCTTCTGCCTCTTGGTCCACCACCACCAGAGGAAGACGGCCACCGTCCCGGCACCGACGACCACCGCCGACACGTACGTCAGTCGTGTTTTGTCTGCTCGTGAAACGTTCCTCGATTAATTCGCAACGGTCGAGCGACCGTGCGAAACGCTCTGCCGCGAGATCATCGAGTTCGAATCGCGACGAAAATCTTCGAACAAACGTCGCGTCCGTGCAACTCGTGAACAAACCCCAGCCGATCTATACATAAATTATCGGTACTTCCAGTCCCGCGATACCTCGAGATCGGAACGATCGCCACCGAGTCGTTAGCTGTCGCGTATTTCCGAGCCACGACCGGACGAACGCGCCGTACGAGAGGAGCGATCGTTTTGCAAGGCAAATCGCTGACGCGAGCGAACAAAGACAAAAAGAGATCCCCGACGAGATTCCTGTTCCCGAACGGTGAACACCAGGCTTTCGTCGCTACCTAAACCCGCTCCAACCAGAGCGTGAATCATTTTTCTATCCCGCGTTCCACGGATCTATCGCCGGTTGCGCGAACGAGTATCAACGCGATCGTAACAGAAGATCGCTGGGATCCGATGGGATTGGActcggaacgaaatcgcgaatCGTCGGTGGCGTTCGATTCTTCGGGTGGTGAACCGGTCGGATCCTGTTACGCTCGCGAACAAAGGGCAACGCTCGAGATGCAAATTGAACGTCGATAGGAGATACCAAAGGACGATTAACGGTAACGGGGAACCGTTCTCTTCGAACGGAACTCGGTGTTGACGTCGACCAACCGGAAACACGCGAAACAACGTTATTACGGATCATCGAAACTGGAACCTGGCTGCTTTTCGTTCGGGTGAAATCGGAACGAGCACCGCGTAACGGAACGCCGCGACAACGGGCGTGCACCGGACTGTTTGCGCAATTTGCTCGCGCTAAAATGTCCCGTGTCGTCGATACTGTCGCGGGAAAGTAGGCTAAAGAGGTCCGCCGCGCTTTCGAAAATCTCCACGGAATAATGCGCGCATCGCGTatctctttttttgtttctccactACCGACAGATGTCCCGATCGTCTTCCCACTTTCCAGCAATTGCATCGCCGCGCGGACGCGGAATGAttcccgattctacgtttcgcgaaacaaatCCGGATCACGGAACTGGAAAAACTGTT carries:
- the LOC143150980 gene encoding mitochondrial amidoxime-reducing component 1 — encoded protein: MLDKTRLTYVSAVVVGAGTVAVFLWWWWTKRQKDAPPSQWRKVGELSDLIAFPVKSLGSVRMTSMECTTLGLKSGWMRDRTLLVIDLNGHFVTARQVPKMVQVIPSVTGSILKLSAPGMMSVSIDLSRIKGKGFYVGVWGQAVAACDCGEEPARWLSRFLLQEDVGYRLVYYPLQHPMRGVRNKQKRFLLTADDTGAYPDSTSYCLINESSVTDLNARLKEPVAPEQFRPNFVVKGAVPYEEDSWGWVKIGDAIFRNVMPCTRCIFTTIDPATGKKNPDAEPLKTLKSYRQVTDPTYRPVFGDSPVMGIHLGLRSPNGTVRLGDPVYVGETTEQPTDQQPLISPP